From Pseudanabaena sp. PCC 6802, one genomic window encodes:
- a CDS encoding Coq4 family protein, translated as MLFGKSKQLNIDFLSTLKGAVTLLRDPSQTESVYDVEDGLRYSKATQLAVDYVKSKPGVAELIAERYTPPKVDIEALSKLPQDSLGYAYAAYIKESGFDPNFYRQIEVEDDISYVLLRMRQTHDLWHIVAGFTTDVPGELGLKSFELAQTRRTMAVVLLAGGILSTLFKAPESLEYLLDRIAAGYRMGAKAKPFLAQKWEDDWEKPLEAWRTELGVEAMPAYVA; from the coding sequence ATGCTCTTCGGTAAAAGCAAACAATTAAATATCGATTTCCTCAGCACTCTCAAAGGAGCGGTTACACTGCTGCGCGATCCCAGTCAGACCGAATCTGTTTATGATGTCGAAGATGGATTGCGTTACTCGAAAGCAACGCAATTAGCAGTCGATTACGTGAAATCCAAACCTGGAGTTGCTGAGCTAATCGCAGAGCGATACACACCACCTAAAGTAGATATTGAAGCTCTATCAAAGCTCCCACAAGATTCCCTCGGTTATGCCTATGCTGCGTATATTAAAGAATCTGGCTTCGATCCAAATTTCTATCGTCAGATTGAAGTGGAAGATGATATTAGCTACGTGCTGCTGAGAATGCGTCAAACCCACGATCTTTGGCATATTGTGGCAGGATTTACCACTGATGTTCCTGGCGAATTGGGCTTGAAATCATTTGAGCTGGCTCAAACGCGACGCACGATGGCAGTAGTACTGCTGGCAGGCGGCATTCTAAGCACGTTGTTTAAAGCGCCAGAAAGCCTGGAGTATTTACTAGATCGTATTGCTGCTGGATATCGCATGGGTGCTAAGGCAAAGCCATTCCTCGCTCAAAAATGGGAAGATGATTGGGAAAAACCTCTAGAGGCATGGCGAACTGAGCTAGGTGTCGAGGCGATGCCAGCTTATGTTGCTTAA
- a CDS encoding DUF6671 family protein — protein MRIISLFENRTAVLATMHQKEKAIAPLLASEFGMKVVVPPDFNTDRFGTFTREIERPGTQIEAARLKAREALNLTGETIAIASEGSFYPHPAMPLIACNREIVLLRDRANDLEIIGEEISTDTNYHHHQVGTIAEAIDFAQKIGFPEHGLVVMSGQNATAKDEIVKGITSEEKLTQAIESALQTSTTKTIHLETDMRAMYNPTRMKAIARATLNLIAKLHSLCPQCSTPGFDIVKRLPGLPCSWCSLPTSLIRCEIYQCQKCQYTQETRFPNGIKTADPSHCSYCNP, from the coding sequence ATGCGTATTATTTCTCTGTTTGAGAATCGCACTGCCGTATTGGCAACGATGCATCAAAAAGAAAAAGCGATCGCGCCGCTGTTGGCAAGCGAATTTGGCATGAAAGTAGTTGTTCCCCCTGATTTCAACACGGATCGCTTTGGTACCTTTACCAGAGAGATCGAAAGACCGGGGACTCAAATAGAAGCTGCCAGACTTAAGGCTCGGGAAGCTTTAAATCTAACGGGTGAAACGATCGCGATCGCCAGCGAAGGCAGTTTTTATCCCCATCCCGCCATGCCCCTCATTGCTTGCAATCGCGAAATAGTTTTACTGCGCGATCGCGCTAACGACCTGGAAATTATTGGAGAGGAAATTTCTACGGACACTAACTACCACCACCACCAGGTTGGTACCATTGCCGAAGCGATCGACTTCGCGCAAAAGATTGGTTTTCCCGAACATGGCCTGGTTGTGATGAGCGGCCAAAATGCCACTGCAAAAGATGAGATCGTTAAAGGGATTACAAGCGAGGAAAAGCTAACTCAAGCGATAGAATCCGCTCTCCAGACATCGACGACCAAAACAATTCACCTGGAAACCGATATGAGGGCGATGTACAATCCCACCCGCATGAAAGCGATTGCTCGGGCAACTCTCAATCTCATTGCTAAACTCCATAGCCTTTGTCCGCAATGTTCGACTCCTGGCTTCGATATTGTCAAACGGTTGCCGGGATTGCCTTGCAGTTGGTGCTCCCTGCCCACTTCTCTAATTCGATGTGAAATTTATCAATGCCAAAAATGCCAATACACACAAGAAACTCGATTCCCTAACGGTATAAAAACCGCCGATCCTTCTCATTGTTCCTATTGCAATCCCTAG
- a CDS encoding helix-turn-helix domain-containing protein: MKTIIPHQIECARLPISSSRDRGWETILVQQFQNPAGEGNFLHHDEHTLSFSLSPRPVRMQQTQAGKTFSGLFGKGHISITPAQVPFFARWDSDDRYLQIRIASQFIQNVARETIDSSPDRLELLTEFRVRDPQIEAIAMMLLSELQQENPGSRLYIESLANVLAVHLIRQYTAVKPHIPLYEGGLPQRELMQVLDYIHAHLDRDIKLSDLAALLEMSQFHFSRSFKQAIGTTPYQYLLQQRIERAKQLLKQSDRSIVDIALSCGFNSHSHLSQQFRQVTGMTPKTYRAE, from the coding sequence ATGAAAACAATAATCCCTCATCAAATTGAATGCGCTAGATTACCCATTTCATCTAGCCGCGATCGAGGTTGGGAGACTATCCTGGTTCAGCAATTTCAAAATCCGGCGGGTGAGGGCAACTTTTTACATCACGACGAACACACGCTTTCTTTTTCTCTCTCTCCCCGTCCGGTTCGCATGCAACAAACGCAGGCAGGTAAAACTTTCTCTGGACTGTTCGGGAAAGGTCACATTTCAATTACGCCTGCCCAGGTACCGTTTTTTGCTCGGTGGGATAGCGACGATCGCTATTTGCAGATTCGGATTGCATCTCAATTTATCCAGAATGTTGCCAGAGAAACTATTGACAGTAGCCCCGATCGCTTAGAGCTATTGACAGAATTTCGGGTTCGCGACCCCCAGATCGAAGCGATCGCTATGATGCTCCTCTCTGAACTCCAACAGGAAAATCCAGGCAGCAGACTCTACATCGAATCCTTGGCAAATGTATTGGCCGTACACCTGATCAGACAATATACGGCTGTCAAACCGCATATACCACTCTACGAGGGGGGGCTACCGCAGCGCGAACTCATGCAGGTTTTAGACTACATCCACGCTCATCTAGATCGAGATATTAAACTATCAGATTTAGCAGCACTGCTCGAAATGAGTCAATTTCATTTCAGTCGTTCATTTAAGCAGGCGATCGGCACCACTCCCTACCAATACCTGCTCCAGCAGCGTATAGAACGAGCTAAACAGTTATTAAAGCAATCCGATCGCTCGATCGTGGATATTGCCCTTTCGTGTGGCTTTAACAGTCACAGCCACCTGAGCCAACAGTTTCGCCAGGTTACAGGCATGACT
- a CDS encoding site-specific integrase: protein MARVFTGRVVIPGNKIDEYFAALQTAEAARAPFKQSLEQLNQEFADFLGAKYVAKTVRKHTGIVDMFIEFICRYTDVEKIDDITKGMVNSQFRSWYKRKVWDSATESDLRVALKKFFQFLAAEKGIVNQKALDALK from the coding sequence ATGGCAAGAGTCTTTACTGGTAGGGTTGTAATTCCAGGTAACAAAATCGACGAATACTTTGCTGCGCTCCAGACAGCTGAAGCGGCAAGAGCACCTTTCAAACAATCACTAGAACAGCTCAATCAAGAGTTTGCAGATTTTCTAGGTGCTAAGTACGTGGCAAAAACGGTGAGAAAGCATACTGGTATTGTGGATATGTTTATTGAATTTATCTGCCGCTATACCGATGTCGAAAAAATTGACGATATTACAAAGGGAATGGTCAACAGCCAGTTTAGAAGCTGGTATAAGCGCAAGGTATGGGACTCAGCGACAGAGAGCGATCTGCGGGTTGCACTCAAAAAGTTCTTTCAGTTTCTGGCTGCGGAGAAGGGTATTGTCAATCAGAAGGCGTTGGATGCCCTGAAATAG
- a CDS encoding YlqD family protein — protein sequence MSGTRSKFNTNLLDHSAAVSLWQVWQKTAQACPDTLALHDPHAKPEVKLSYREVVDQIAMFGAGLRSIGIQFGDKVSLIADNSPRWLIADQGILAIGAANATRSSQAERTELLYIIEHSDSIALVVEDIVTLKKLQPDVQSLPLKTIILLSDETPPEGAYNFKQILERGSDSHGDAYRRDLGNPPIDRNTLATLIYTSGTTGKPKGVMLTHGNLLTQVEGGKDMVQPFPGEVALSILPTWHSYERAGEYYLLSQGMTQIYTNLRSIKADLVKYKPHFMLAVPRLWESVYEGISKKFAAESPFKQALIKFLLAGSQNYIKARRIKNDLSLEAGSKLVATLRAAVLSPVYWLAQKILFEKIREAVGGRVKYLTSGGGSLQPHIDLFYEMAGIEIINGYGLTETSPMLTARRPHRNLRGTAGVPLRNTEIQIVDLDSRIPLEQGKIGLVMARGPQIMQGYYKNPEATAKAIDPDGWFDTGDLGWLTANNDLILTGRAKDTIVLTNGENIEPQAIEDACTRSPYIDQIVLVGQDRKQLGALIVANLTPLEAANIIPPGAQLRDVLEILASDKVQAIYREELNREVKSRPGYTINDRIGPFAFLPEPITIENGLMTQTFKIRRNVVTDRRVFRFLCKLSPEVRIYAVSEARYTKFRSHPPIATEILLTRCLSKSYLDNMGSIDFANQLLVKRAVNVKVIVTPRWKDEMQQQLQFQISQADGQVQQLDMQGQRAISEIERQSIKPPGPDVAREIESIRLEVNRRKSEVLEQKNQLLQQLNQVQVLELEQEVNQGQLDSFFPVGKGDNLIALMQVEVVLRDGVIEDIRAGFPAEAN from the coding sequence ATGTCAGGCACTAGATCGAAATTTAACACCAACCTTTTAGACCACTCTGCCGCCGTTAGCCTGTGGCAAGTGTGGCAAAAAACTGCCCAAGCCTGTCCCGATACCCTGGCGCTCCACGATCCCCATGCCAAACCCGAAGTGAAGCTGAGCTATCGCGAAGTTGTAGACCAAATAGCAATGTTTGGGGCAGGGCTGCGCTCGATTGGAATTCAATTCGGCGATAAGGTATCGTTAATTGCCGATAACTCGCCGCGCTGGCTGATTGCCGACCAGGGCATCCTGGCGATCGGTGCTGCCAATGCGACGCGCAGCTCGCAGGCAGAGCGTACCGAATTGCTCTACATCATCGAGCATAGCGATAGTATCGCGTTGGTGGTTGAAGATATCGTCACGCTCAAAAAGCTCCAGCCTGACGTGCAGAGTTTGCCTTTGAAAACAATTATTTTGCTCTCGGATGAAACTCCGCCAGAGGGAGCTTACAATTTCAAACAAATTCTGGAGCGAGGTAGCGATTCCCATGGGGATGCGTACCGCCGCGATCTCGGCAACCCTCCCATCGACCGCAATACCTTAGCAACTTTGATCTACACCTCTGGCACCACTGGCAAGCCCAAAGGCGTGATGCTGACGCACGGCAATCTCCTCACGCAAGTCGAAGGCGGCAAGGACATGGTGCAACCGTTCCCAGGCGAAGTTGCCCTATCAATTTTGCCAACCTGGCACTCCTACGAACGGGCTGGCGAGTACTACCTTCTGTCGCAAGGCATGACGCAGATCTACACCAACCTGCGATCGATCAAAGCCGACTTAGTGAAATACAAGCCCCATTTCATGCTGGCAGTTCCTCGCCTATGGGAGAGCGTCTACGAAGGCATTTCCAAGAAATTTGCGGCTGAGTCGCCGTTCAAGCAGGCACTAATTAAATTTTTGCTGGCTGGGAGCCAGAACTACATCAAAGCTCGTCGCATCAAGAACGATCTCAGCCTTGAGGCGGGATCGAAACTGGTAGCGACCTTAAGGGCGGCGGTTCTATCACCTGTATATTGGCTTGCCCAAAAAATTCTGTTCGAGAAAATTCGAGAGGCGGTCGGTGGCAGGGTAAAGTACCTCACCAGTGGTGGTGGTTCTCTCCAGCCTCATATCGATCTGTTCTACGAAATGGCAGGTATAGAAATCATCAACGGCTACGGTCTGACGGAAACATCGCCCATGTTGACGGCGCGCCGACCCCATAGGAATCTACGCGGCACGGCGGGCGTGCCTTTGCGAAATACAGAGATCCAGATCGTCGATCTCGATAGTCGCATTCCTCTAGAGCAGGGCAAAATTGGTCTGGTGATGGCGCGGGGACCGCAAATTATGCAGGGGTACTACAAAAATCCCGAAGCTACTGCTAAGGCGATCGATCCGGACGGCTGGTTCGACACTGGCGATCTGGGCTGGCTGACCGCTAATAACGATCTGATCCTGACCGGACGCGCCAAGGACACCATTGTTTTAACTAATGGTGAAAATATCGAACCCCAAGCGATCGAAGATGCCTGTACGCGCAGCCCGTACATCGATCAAATTGTACTTGTCGGTCAGGATCGCAAGCAGTTAGGAGCCTTAATCGTGGCAAACCTTACCCCCCTCGAAGCTGCAAACATCATTCCACCTGGCGCTCAACTACGGGACGTGCTGGAAATTCTCGCAAGCGACAAGGTGCAGGCAATCTATCGCGAGGAGCTAAATCGGGAAGTCAAAAGCCGCCCCGGCTACACGATTAACGATCGCATCGGCCCCTTTGCCTTTTTACCAGAGCCAATTACGATCGAAAATGGTTTAATGACACAAACCTTTAAAATTCGTCGTAATGTGGTAACCGATCGGAGAGTGTTCAGATTTTTGTGTAAATTGAGTCCTGAAGTACGTATTTACGCTGTTTCAGAGGCTCGATACACAAAATTCCGATCGCACCCACCGATCGCTACCGAGATATTATTGACAAGATGTTTATCTAAAAGTTACCTAGACAATATGGGTTCTATAGATTTTGCTAATCAGCTTCTCGTTAAGCGAGCAGTGAATGTCAAAGTAATCGTGACACCTCGCTGGAAAGACGAAATGCAACAGCAACTTCAGTTCCAGATTTCTCAGGCTGATGGGCAAGTTCAGCAACTAGATATGCAGGGTCAGCGTGCAATCTCGGAAATCGAACGGCAAAGTATTAAGCCACCTGGGCCTGATGTTGCGCGCGAAATTGAGTCAATTCGCTTGGAAGTCAACAGACGCAAGTCAGAAGTGTTAGAGCAGAAAAACCAATTATTGCAGCAACTCAATCAGGTGCAGGTATTGGAACTGGAGCAAGAGGTTAACCAGGGGCAGTTAGACAGCTTCTTTCCTGTTGGTAAAGGTGACAACTTGATCGCCCTGATGCAAGTTGAAGTAGTACTGCGCGATGGTGTCATCGAAGACATCCGGGCGGGGTTCCCAGCAGAAGCAAATTAG